Sequence from the Parvicella tangerina genome:
CGTTTCCATATCCATGACTAGTTCTCCATTTAACTTCACTTCCCAATTATCCCAGTCTTCTGAAAAGCTCGTACGTACGCGATAAATATCTCCTGTATTCTGATCTTTGACAGTCCAGCTATCCCAATCGTTCGAAAAGTACGTTTCAATATCGATGTTATAACCACTCAATTTAAACTCCCAATTATCCCAATCCTCTGAGAACTGCGTGTCGATCTGTCCAGAAATGTTTCCGATTTTGACATCCCAATTGTCCCAATCTTCTGAAAAGGCGGTTCTGAAATAACCAGCAGAACTATCTACTGTAAATTCCCAGTTATCCCAGTCTTCACTGAACGAGGTGGATAGGTCATCCCATGACGTATAGTTATAATTATAGTTGTTTGTTGAGTTCAAAGGTTGTTGCTTCTGACAAGAGAATAGGGATATGAGAATGGCTAAAGTCAACATAACCAATGAGATATATTTGATTGATAATTTCATTTCTAATCGCATGACTAATCTACCAAATTTTATCGGGTTTTCATGGAAACTCATCTGAAAGCATTATTTTTGTTGACCTTTTAAGCAAATCAAATGACTAAAAAAGAAATACTTGAGCGATTAACTTCTCTAAGTGAGGAGAACGATCATAAGGTTTTGAAAAGAGAGATCAAGAATCTATCTGATCGATTCCATGAATTAACTAATGAGGAAGAGAAGGAACTGCAGATCAAAAACAATAATAGTGAGGAGGATGAGTTGCATACACTTCCAGAAGAAGAAGTGCAACTAAACGACCAGGTTCAAGAGGCACTTACTGCTTTAAAGGTTCGCAGAAACGAATTAAAAGATGCGAGAGACAATGAAGAAAAGGAAAACCTGACCAAAAAGCAGGTGATTCTGAAACGATTTCAGGTGTTATTGCAAGAAGAGGAGAATATCGGCAAGTTGTTCAATTCCATTAAAGAAATTCGAGAAGAGTGGAAGGCTGTTGGAGATATTCCCAAGACGAAGTATCAGGATATCCAAAGCCAGTACAGCCAGCTGAATGAGTTGTTTAACTACAACGTAAACATCTACAAAGAGCTTCAGGAAAATGATCTTAAAAGGAACTATTCGCTCAAGAATCAATTGATCCATCAAGCGAAAGAGCTGCTGAATGAGTCAAGTTTAGGTAAGTTGGACAAAGGGGTGAAAGCCATCCAAAACGAATGGGAAGAAATTGGTCCTACCTTCACAGAACATTGGGAGAAGATTAAAGAAGAGTATTGGGAAACGATTCGAGCTATCTATGATAAAATCAAAGACCTGAGAGAGGGCAGGGAAAAAGAAAAGGAAGCGAATTACGAAAAGAAAAAGTCGCTGGTAGAACAAGCCAAATCGCTCGTAGAGCACCTTCCTGATGGTCATAAAGAGTGGAATGCAATGACCAAAGCCCTGAATGATCTTCAGGATGCATGGAAGAAAGTGGGTTACGCTCCAAAGGAAGTGAACGACAAGGTATGGGAAGAGTTTAGAAAACCTTTCGACCTTTTCTACGAAAAGAAAAGAGAATTCTATGCTTCACAGAAAGAGGAGCATAATGACAAGAAAGAAGCTAAAGAGAAGATTATTGAGAGGGCAGAAGAATTGGTTGGACTGACAGATTGGAGAAAAGGAACTGAGCTCGCTAAAAAACTTCAAAGAGAATGGAAAAAAGTTGGTCATGCAGGTCAGTATGCTGAACAGCGCCTTTGGAAGGCGTTCCGATCAAAATGCGATGCTTTCTTTGAAGCCAAGGATAAGCATTTTGCTGAGTTGGATAAAGCCAATGAAGAAAATTTGAAACTCAAAGAGGCGTTGATTGAAGAGATCAATGCTTTTGAAAAAGGAGAGGATACAAAAGCTAATATCGAGGCGTTAAAAGCTTTTTCAGCGCGTTTTGCGGAGATTGGTAATGTTCCTTTCAAACAAAAGGATAAAATTTACAAATCCTATAAAGATGCTTTGGATGCCCAATACGCAAAGTTGAAACTGGACGGAAAAGAAAAGGAAAAAGTGATGTTTCAAGCGAAGCTAGATAGTATGAAGGGTTCTGCTAACCCTGTTCAGATGCTGAGAAAGGAGAAGGATTTTATCAGAAGAAAAATCAACGAACTGACAAAAGAGATTACCAACTTTGAGAATAACCTTGGTTTCTTTGGTAACAGTAAAGGTGCTGAAGCCCTACTTGCCGGTGTTAAAAAGAACATCGAAAAGGGAAGAGCAGAGATTGAGGCCTTAAAGTCAAAATTGAAATCCTTGAGTAAACTGGAAAAAGAAGCTTTGAATAAAGAAGAGGTATAGTTTTTACTCATTAATAGGAGGTTTATGCTCCTCAAAATCAATTTTATGAAACATATTTTTTGGCTAGTTGGGCTGTGCCTAGTTACAGGTGTTATTGCTCAAAAGAAGGACATTACTATTGAAGATTGTGAATTAGGGTACTCCAAAGGGCTATATCCCGAAAACTTGAATGCCTTGCAGTGGACAACTGAAAGTAACTACTCCTACGTAAGTGGAGATAGCTTGATTGTATCATCAGTAAAAGGGAAGAAAGAGTACATTTCAAAAGACCAGTTTGTCAGTGCTGATAAGAACTTGAAGAGAATTCCTAGGCTGATTTGGATGAATGATGAGCAGGGATTTTATTACGCTAAAAATGAGATAAAGTCTTTTAACACTTCAAGTATTGAGTCAAGTACTTTACTCAAGTTTCCTCAGGAGGCTGCTAACCAGGACTATAATTCAGTTTCAAATGTCTTAGCTTACACCTTAGAAAATAACTTGTACATCGCAACCGATTCAAATGATAAAGTCGAAGTGTTTGCCACGGATGATGAGAACATTGTTAGTGGACAGGCCATTCATCGCTACGAATTTGGAATCAGTAAAGGAACCTTCTGGTCTCCTAAAGGAACCTACTTGGCGTTCTACCAAAAAGACGAAACAGATGTAGCTGATTATCCCATGCTGAACATCAACACAACTCCTGGAAGCCTTGATGCCGTTAAATACCCAATGGCAGGTCAGAAAAGTGAGTACGCCAAAGTAGGAGTTTTTAATGTTAAAACCAGAGCTACTAGCTTTTTGAACATTGATATGACCGAGAAGGATCACTACCTCACCAATTTAGCGTGGTCTCCAGATGAGAAGTATGTTATACTAGCCGAGGTGAATAGAGATCAAAATCATGTTTGGTTGAATAAGTATGATGTGATTACTGGGAACTTGGTGAAGACGCTGTTTGAGGAAAGTAGCAGAGAGTGGGCAGAGCCAGAGCATCCAGCTTCGTTCATCCCAAGTAAAGAGAATGAATTTTTATGGTTAAGTGAAAGAGATGGGTTTATGAACCTGTATCATTACAACCTTGAAGGCGAGTTGTTAGGACAGGTGACTAATTTTGATTTTGTGGTTCAATCGATAATTGGTTATTCGAGTGACGGAAAATATGTGTATGTGGAGGCTACTGGGCCAGATGCTCGTGAAAACCATTGTTATCAAGTGGAGATAGCTTCGCATGAATATCAGAAGCTTACGAAGGAGGCAGGCTCGCACCATGTTAGTCTATCTCCAAATGGCAAATACTTATTGGATTCTTGGTCAAGTTGGAAGACGCCCAATCAAGTTGATCTGATCGATATTAAAAAAGGTAAAGTGACGACCATTCACAAGTCAGCAGACCCCCTCAAGGATTTTAATATGGCTCAAGTCGAATATGGTACATTAAAATCTAATGATGGCTTTGACTTGTATACTAGAGTGATGAAACCCCATGATTTTGATCCCAATAAGAAGTATCCTGTTTTGGTTTATGTTTATGGAGGTCCGCATGCTCAGTTGGTGACAAATGATTGGCTAGGTGGTGCAAGGTTATGGATGCACTACATGACTCAACAGGGATATATTGTTTTTACCATTGACGGAAGAGGTTCAGCGAATAGAGGGTATGATTTTGAAAAAGTGATCCATCGACACTTAGGCGAAAATGAGATGGAAGATCAGTTGGTGGGAGTAGACTATTTAAAGTCGTTGCCTTATGTTGATGCCAATCGAATGGCTGTTCATGGTTGGAGCTTTGGAGGGTTCATGACGACTTCTTTGATGCTGAGACATCCAGGGGTGTTTACTTGTGGAGTTGCAGGAGGGCCTGTGATCGATTGGAAGTGGTATGAAGTGATGTATGGCGAGAGATACATGGATCGTCCTGAACAGAACCCAGAAGGATATAAAAAGGCAAGTCTGTTGAATTATGTTGAGAATTTAGAAGGGAATTTACTAATGATTCACGGAACCATTGATGATGTAGTCGTGATGCAGCATAATATGGCCTTTGTTCAGACTTGTGTTTCTGCTGGGGTACAAATAGATTTTTTCCCTTATCCAATGTATAAGCATCATGTTAGGGGCAAGGATAGGGTTCATCTAATGACGAAGATGCTGAATTATATTATGGAGCATAATAAGTAAAATTTAGCGATTAAGTAATAGAGGTCCGGTATATTCGAACGTTTCATCGTCAAAATCGATAATGTCAATTAGATAGTAGTAGGTTCCCTCTGGGACTTCGAGACCAGCCATTGTTCTGCCGTCCCATTTTACTTTACTTCCCCATAAATCGGTCATTACCTGCCCCCATCGGTTGTAGATCACTAAATGCATGTTTTTAAAGCTTCCTGAAATGGCGAATAGGTCATTTTCCCCATCCCCATTTGGTGTAAAAACATTCGGAATTACGATAGGTCTATTATCTGTTACTATGATTGTTGCGTAAGCCGTATCTGCACAACCTACATTATTCGTTGCGATTAGTTCAACGTCATACTCACCAGCAGTTGTATATGAATAAGAAGGGAATTCAGTATTAGCACTTCCGCCATCACCAAAATTCCATACGTACGTTAACCCAGTTCCAGTACTTTGATTGTCGAAATCAACATTAAGTATGGCTTGTCCTGAGTCCGCTGATGGAATAAATGCAGCAGAAGGATCGCCAGACTCGAAGACTTCAATCGAAACAGTAGATCCACAACCATTATCACTAGAGGCTGTTAGCGTAAAAACTCCAGCCGTATCGGTAGTAATTGAGGGGCTAGTTTCGCCAGTTGACCAAAAATAGTCAACATTGGATCCTGTTGTACCTGATGCATCAATTGTAACTGTTGTGTTGACGCAGCTCAGGCTATCTAGAGCTGGTATATTAATGTTTGGTGAGGCAGTATCCATGATAACAGTTATGGTTACTGAAGAGGTACATCCATTTGTTCCTGTAACCGTAAGGGTGTAATCTCCTTCCGCTACTACCGTTGCTTGAGTACCATTTTGAAAATCAATCGTTCCGTTAGTAGTAGACCAACTGTAGGTCTCCCCATTTCCAGAAGAAGAGGCAGACCCATCTAAGGTGGCCGCAAAGAACGTACTGCACATTATGGATGTCATTGAGTTGTTTGCATCACTTGCTATTGGTGAGAGGGTGTCCATTGTTAAATCCATTGAACTTGTCGATGAACAGCCGTTATCTGTGTTGGTGACAGTTAGCTCATAAGTGCCAGCCATGTCTACAATTGGGGAGTTAGTTGTTCCTCCAGAGATAATGTTTCCACCATTTGAAGCGACCCAGTTGTATGATATATTAGCTCCTGAAGATGAAGAACTTCCATCCAAATTGATTGGTAAGTTGTTATTAGAGCAGTCTGAGATCAGGTCACCCCCTGTAGATGCTGTGGGGCTAGTTGTATCAATACCCACTACTACATCCAAACTATCAACACATCCAGTTGCGCTATTCGTCACAATTAGTCTGTAATCTCCGTCTAAATCAACATCAACAGTGTTTGAACTTGGTGAAGTGATGAAGTTTCCATTTGTGGTTGTCCAGTTGTATGAGATACTTGCTCCAGATTCAGAGTTTGAACCATCAAGCGTTACTGTTGGGTTATTACATGTTACGTTTTGGGGTGATAAAATATCTACTACTGGGAGGTTGTTCACAGTGACATTTGCTGGGTTTGATGTGCTGCCAGTGCATCCTGCTACAGTAGGTGTCACTGTGTAGTTACCAGCATCATTGATAGAGATGTTTGCTAAATTAATGGATGTTCCAGTTGATGAGAACCCATTTGGACCATTCCAGCTATAGGTAGCAGCAGGATCAGGGCTGTCGACTGAGATGGTAAACTCTCCTCCAATACAAACTGCGCTAGGGTTCAAGGAAATTGAAGGTTGAGCTGGAGATGACGGGTCTGATAGTATAAAGGGTCCTTCACTCGCAGAACAGCCATTACCATCAGTTACAGTTAAAGAATAAGATCCTGCTCCAGAAGAGGTTAAGTCTGGGGTTGACTGAGAAGCACCTCCATTCCAACTATAGCTCAGGGAGGGAGTTCCCGTTGCGGTTATACCTAAAATTTCTCCATCTGTTGCGCCACAGACTGTAGGATCATTGATTGTAATCGAGCTAACATCAATGCTTGGTGGCGTGTTTATTACTACAGAAGTTGATGCCGTATTTGAACAGGTGCCATCAGTAACTACCAAGTCATAATTTCCAGACATTAAGCTGGTTGCGTTAAGGTTTACTGTTGGATTCTGTGAAGTACTACTAAAACCATTTGGGCCTGTCCAAGAATAATTTAGGCCATTATTTCCGCCTAATAAACTTAAAGATTCACCCTCGCAAATTGGTCCATTATTAGAGGCAGTAGCCGAAGGGACTGGATTAACGGTCACACTTGAGGTTGTTGCCTGACAACTGTTAACCGATTCCGTAAATGTAAAGTCTACGTTCCCATTTGCAATAATAGTAACAGTGCCTCCTGCGGTGACTGTTGCAACAGAAGTGTTGTTGCTTGCCCAAGTTCCTCCAGTTGTAGGTGTTAGGGTCAATACCTCATTTTCACAGATCACATTATTAGAAACGGATACCGTTGGTAAAGGATGGATGGTAACCGAATTGGTGGTAGCCT
This genomic interval carries:
- a CDS encoding DUF349 domain-containing protein, with amino-acid sequence MTKKEILERLTSLSEENDHKVLKREIKNLSDRFHELTNEEEKELQIKNNNSEEDELHTLPEEEVQLNDQVQEALTALKVRRNELKDARDNEEKENLTKKQVILKRFQVLLQEEENIGKLFNSIKEIREEWKAVGDIPKTKYQDIQSQYSQLNELFNYNVNIYKELQENDLKRNYSLKNQLIHQAKELLNESSLGKLDKGVKAIQNEWEEIGPTFTEHWEKIKEEYWETIRAIYDKIKDLREGREKEKEANYEKKKSLVEQAKSLVEHLPDGHKEWNAMTKALNDLQDAWKKVGYAPKEVNDKVWEEFRKPFDLFYEKKREFYASQKEEHNDKKEAKEKIIERAEELVGLTDWRKGTELAKKLQREWKKVGHAGQYAEQRLWKAFRSKCDAFFEAKDKHFAELDKANEENLKLKEALIEEINAFEKGEDTKANIEALKAFSARFAEIGNVPFKQKDKIYKSYKDALDAQYAKLKLDGKEKEKVMFQAKLDSMKGSANPVQMLRKEKDFIRRKINELTKEITNFENNLGFFGNSKGAEALLAGVKKNIEKGRAEIEALKSKLKSLSKLEKEALNKEEV
- a CDS encoding S9 family peptidase — protein: MKHIFWLVGLCLVTGVIAQKKDITIEDCELGYSKGLYPENLNALQWTTESNYSYVSGDSLIVSSVKGKKEYISKDQFVSADKNLKRIPRLIWMNDEQGFYYAKNEIKSFNTSSIESSTLLKFPQEAANQDYNSVSNVLAYTLENNLYIATDSNDKVEVFATDDENIVSGQAIHRYEFGISKGTFWSPKGTYLAFYQKDETDVADYPMLNINTTPGSLDAVKYPMAGQKSEYAKVGVFNVKTRATSFLNIDMTEKDHYLTNLAWSPDEKYVILAEVNRDQNHVWLNKYDVITGNLVKTLFEESSREWAEPEHPASFIPSKENEFLWLSERDGFMNLYHYNLEGELLGQVTNFDFVVQSIIGYSSDGKYVYVEATGPDARENHCYQVEIASHEYQKLTKEAGSHHVSLSPNGKYLLDSWSSWKTPNQVDLIDIKKGKVTTIHKSADPLKDFNMAQVEYGTLKSNDGFDLYTRVMKPHDFDPNKKYPVLVYVYGGPHAQLVTNDWLGGARLWMHYMTQQGYIVFTIDGRGSANRGYDFEKVIHRHLGENEMEDQLVGVDYLKSLPYVDANRMAVHGWSFGGFMTTSLMLRHPGVFTCGVAGGPVIDWKWYEVMYGERYMDRPEQNPEGYKKASLLNYVENLEGNLLMIHGTIDDVVVMQHNMAFVQTCVSAGVQIDFFPYPMYKHHVRGKDRVHLMTKMLNYIMEHNK
- a CDS encoding PKD domain-containing protein, whose amino-acid sequence is MTLKTLITALLLCIVSTSFSATFYVNDNDQTFDLYCSAVGNNSNTGLTPADPFETLAQAISLASAGDLILVDAGTYTDMNISLTPTLNNLTIRGASVSTTIFEGTTGSGIFNFMSISGSNITLENLTIQFFDNAGAIDIISGSVTDSTFVTLNDCFFYQNETYTSFDTNPSGGAIFITTGAGNLPSVVNINNCQFGDNLAEQGNGGGAIYADGRSRLHIYGSRFTCNNSRAILTTYEGGAIMFNSAYGVIDSCYISGSPVFDQQGGGFRAINGTARLDIDILNTIFTGNTGRQGAAFYIEDNYDCSVVNSLIYGNTVTGGFGDGGSVSCDGAVNMNVMNSTIADNLSTHSSDGGGLAADGAASFTVQNSIIWNNQVNNIRSAAITATYSNIEPVNTAHSGTTGNIAVNPLFLGAGDYTLQGTSPCINTGDLTGAPSSDLTNNARVGNPDMGAFENGSSYPSTSDLCTLVIPCTPPSSIALTADDLNICEGTSTNINIAGSETGVSYQLINDNTSSNVGTPVSGTGGTISISTGNLTTTTDFSVLAYVTGNPSCNTPLSPLTITVASNPTVTISSTSECEDGAITLTPNSGGSWVSNNTSVATVTSGGVVTIVADGTVDFTFTESVANCQATTNSVTIHPLPTVSVSNNVICENEVLTLTPTTGGTWASNNTSVATVTAGGTVTIIANGNVDFTFTESVNSCQATTSSVTVNPVPSATASNNGPICEGESLSLLGGNNGLNYSWTGPNGFSSTSQNPTVNLNATSLMSGNYDLVVTDGTCSNTASTSVVINTPPSIDVSSITINDPTVCGATDGEILGITATGTPSLSYSWNGGASQSTPDLTSSGAGSYSLTVTDGNGCSASEGPFILSDPSSPAQPSISLNPSAVCIGGEFTISVDSPDPAATYSWNGPNGFSSTGTSINLANISINDAGNYTVTPTVAGCTGSTSNPANVTVNNLPVVDILSPQNVTCNNPTVTLDGSNSESGASISYNWTTTNGNFITSPSSNTVDVDLDGDYRLIVTNSATGCVDSLDVVVGIDTTSPTASTGGDLISDCSNNNLPINLDGSSSSSGANISYNWVASNGGNIISGGTTNSPIVDMAGTYELTVTNTDNGCSSTSSMDLTMDTLSPIASDANNSMTSIMCSTFFAATLDGSASSSGNGETYSWSTTNGTIDFQNGTQATVVAEGDYTLTVTGTNGCTSSVTITVIMDTASPNINIPALDSLSCVNTTVTIDASGTTGSNVDYFWSTGETSPSITTDTAGVFTLTASSDNGCGSTVSIEVFESGDPSAAFIPSADSGQAILNVDFDNQSTGTGLTYVWNFGDGGSANTEFPSYSYTTAGEYDVELIATNNVGCADTAYATIIVTDNRPIVIPNVFTPNGDGENDLFAISGSFKNMHLVIYNRWGQVMTDLWGSKVKWDGRTMAGLEVPEGTYYYLIDIIDFDDETFEYTGPLLLNR